CCAAGATAAAGGATTCCATTGAGGTATGTTCACCTGAGCTCGAGAAACAAATTCATTTTTCCTAAGCATTCAGCTGTATGAGTGATTGTCTTTCCTTTAACtcattttttttgtgtgttctGCAGGGTGGTATAATGCTATTTATTAGTTCTTACTTTGAGTTTATCCGAGTAAGGAACTTTTTGAAGTCACAAGAGGCATCCTTTTGTCTACTGGGAGAGTGAGTAACAATCTTGTGTTCAGAATTCTTTGCATTTCTGTATATAAAATCAAATTTTGTGATCCAATGAGTATGCTGTTCTGGTTTAAGGTTCAGTTGTTTGCCTTTGTTTCTAGGTACACCGAGCAGAGTGATATATCTCGCGCACGAGGGAGGTTTTTCGATGGAAAGAAGAAATTCATGCTTTACACTGAAAGAGCTCACTTCTATCACCGATATAAGGTTCCTCTCTCTTGAGTGCTATTCACGCTGCCTTACTTTCTCTACTCTTTTTCCTGCTTACAAGAATGCTCTGGCATTTGCCATGTGATGATGTTGAATGCTTTTAATCTCTATATATTGTGTATCTGATTCTGCAGAGTAACTTGTAGATAGTCTGCGGCACTGTAACTGGGAATTTCAATCAGCTTATACAATTTTTTCTTAATAGTTATTCCTGGCTTCATCAGTCTGACATGAACAATCTCTAAATCTCTGTCAAATGGGATAGAGAATACTCGTCCTTAGTTTGTTTTTTGCCAATTGGAAGTGATTTCTTTCAGCTGATAGATCTGTTTCATGAAAGTTTTTCTATGAATCTgttaccattctcaaaaaaaaataaaaattctatGAATGAGCTTAGAGGAGCATGATCAAGGTGATATCCACTCACAAAATAGCACTACGGGATTATTCTAAGAACATTTCTTAACTTAGATTCATGGTAACTAATCTACCTCATCCCGAAAGAAGGAATGAAATAGAAAAACTTGTAAGATTGAGCTACAGCATAGTCTCGTGAAGGATTGTAATTTCTTGATATCTGGTAGCTGAATATGATGGACTCGGTTTTCTGGTTTGtcattgttattattttttaattttcctatATTCATAGTAACATATGTAACAATATCGTCCAGTAGTTGCCAACTTTCGTCTCAATTACACAGCCATTTGGTAGTTAATATTGGTATTGATCTTGCCTTCTTTCACGATTATTAGTCGTATATATCCTTAGATTCCTCTAAAAGATATTATCAGCCTTCTTTATTTAATGTTtgcataataataataactttTTATGTGTTCGACTTGTCCTGGGAATTAGATACGTGGCATTCAGAACTTGATCATTTATTCACTTCCAGAGCGGAAAGAATTTTACCCAGAGGTGATCATCTCTACTGCACTATCCTATTGGGATTATATGGCGGTTCACACGACCGCAAGTCTTACCAAGTTATCCTTTTCATTTCTCCTGCAGGTTGTAAATATGCTACAAGGGTCTGCTTGCACTGTTCTATTTTCTCGCTTTGACCAGCTTCGGGTAAGGCTTCAAATTCCTCATATACAATTATGAGTTCATATCTTGCTCTCACGATTCTTCAACCTTTTCCTCTATGCAAGTGTTTGATTTCCTTTGTAGTGTTCTTACCGCATAATCTACTCTCCGATGAATTCAGCTCGAGAGGATTGTTGGTACTGCTGCTTCGAAAAGGATGGTCACGTCGGACAAGGGTGTTTTTGTCTTCTGTTAAAAGGAAACTCACAAAAAATTTCAACGGAGAAGTGTTTGGCCTCTCAAATGCGTGCAACTGTTTCTGCAGCTCAAGGAATGGCTTCTTGCCTTCACTTACCCaagggaaaaaagaaagaaaaaaaaatagatggTTCTTGCTTTCAATATCGTAACTAACATATTTTTATGAGCAATGTTGCTCAAtcaattttgttttcttttaaaattgTAATATTAGCAAACATTATTCAAATTCCAGAAACATAAAATGTAACTTTATGCCAATGAAACATGTAAAAAGAGGAGGTCGTGTCTGGAAACTGAGGTTCACCAACTATTTATGTAGTATTGCGGGCAAAACATACTTCTAGGTAACTATGGGTGTGGTTGATAGAATGGAATACAAGTTGTAAAACTATAAAGTTACAGTAAAGTACTTGAGGAAGAGCAAATAGTAATTCATCCAAAAAGTCCAAACAGGTTTATTAGATTCTTATCTTCCATTAATTTGGATGGGTTTGCAGTTAAGTCGGATTTCCAATAATATATGTAGGACAATTTTCTTTAATGTCTCAGTCTGTCTCTTAATAAAATGATTAATTAATTATCCCTTAATAAAATGATTAATTAATTATCCCCTTCATCGTTATTAATATCTCCTAGCCACTTTCAATCTGTATGAAAGCAACACCAGAGCTGAATATTAATATTTCTTCTTAGTTATGACcttcaattgttttttttttccccttttctttttGAGCTAGTGTAGTGTGATTATATTTATGTATAGTTTTTTAaccattgatgacttcatcatgcAAGAAGTGTTGATAACTAAAATAATTACTGTCTTTATATTTAATTGTAAGTGGAGAGTTGTTGATTATCCATAGAAAATATATTTAGAATTAGAATAAAATTAGCTCATCCATTCTAATAAAATTAAGTAGTAGTCCTAAATGTATTACAtgcttacatacatacatttaaaTGGTAAAATTGCAATTGAAAAAATAAACTTATAATATAATGTGAGGTTATAAGACCAGAGGATCATGTTTAAAAATCTCCGTCAAAGTATCTTATCACGAGTTTAACTAATATCCACCAACAGGGGAAGGTTTTTTAAAGCATTCTAATTTTCAGTTTTTATTTTCATTCTCTTTTACATTTTTTTAGAGGCACCTCCGTAATCCTATTCCCCCCTATCTGCTCTTCAAACTCTTCCAGTCTCCTTATGTTTCCTAGTCTACCCTATCATTGACCCCAACACTATATATATAACGCCTCTAAGGCTCTAACCATTCAAACACAAAGTACACTCGCTTCTTTAAAAGTTTCAAAACCCTATCAAACACGCCATGATGAAAACTTCATCTATAATTTCTTTCTTGCTTCTGATCATGATCAGTTCTTTGGTGGTGGTCGTATCTTTAGCCGGACGTTTCGACCATGAATTAGATATTACGTGGGGCTATGACCTAGTTAAGATATTGGACAATGGGCAACTACTCACACTGTCTCTTGATAATAATTCACGCTCTAGAATTTGGTCAAAAAGACAGTACATGTTTGGGAAAATTGAAATGAAGATCAAGCTTGTCCCTGGCAATTCTGCAGGTACAATAACTACATACTATGTAAGTTAATATAATCATGTCTAATAAATACATATAGTAGCTCATGATCTGATACTTATATCAATAGAATATTTTTGATGCAACTACTTTTGAGTTCTAAGCCTTTAATCGATCGATTTTGGATCATGATTTTTTATGCTACTAATTAGCTTAGATGAGGTGTACATGCAGCGCCCGGGATGCACGAGCGGTGCACAAGATGGACGTGTAGTGCACGAGATGCAGGTGTGACACTTGTTTTTATTGAAAATACTTGAGACCTTTTATTATGCTTTGGCTTTAGGCCATCAATTCCATTGAGCCGCCCTTGTTGCTACTTAATTCATACTTTTCATGGACGGTAGCCTTTAGTTGTATCTTAAGTAATGTAATGGTGTGGAGTTTACAGATATAAACTTATTATAATATGAATTTACGTTATATGCACTAACACTAAGTCTAATAGTGTAAATTTTAGACATGACAACAATAATTTAAACTGTTAGAACCTAGTACTCCCCGTATCCCAAATTATGTTAAGTAGTTCGGAGTACGAGGGTCGAAATACTTAATTTTGACTATGAATTTGAATGTAGAttcttcaaatattttaaaataaaattttcaaatttgaaaactaTACAAACAGTATTTATAATCTGTCTCAATGGTGAATGAAAAATGCAGTTATCTTCAGTGGGACCAACTCATGAAGAGATTGACTTTGAGTTTCTTGGCAGCGCAAGTGAGACCATCTTCAGTACACTTTGAGTTTCAGTGGACCATCTTCAGTGCACTATTCTTCACACAATTGTGTACACACAAGGCAAGGGAGACAGGGAGCAACAATTTTATCTTTGGTTTGACCCCACTAAGTATTTCCATACCTACTCTATTCTTTGGAATCCTCGAAGCATCATGTAAGCAtactttttatttgttttttctccCAAGAGATATAAGAATttagttaaatgaaaaatgtCACTAATCTTACGTGAACTAATTCTAGATCTCAAGAATATTTAACAAAATGTGCGTCAAACGTTTTCGTGATGCGTATATCCTATTTTTCGTGAGCATGAGATGCAAGTATGATGTATGCATCCCGTTTGATCCTTGTTGGCCAGATTTATCCAAGGATTCAATTATCCAAGCTCTGGAGAAATCTAGCCAAGCAAGGATCAAATGGGTGCAAAAGAAGTACATGGTTTACAGCTATTGTACTGAAGGAAACGTTTCCCTCAAGTATTTCCCCTAGATTACTCTGTAAttaatggcaaaaaaaaaaaaatattagttacTGTCAGGGGCGGATGTACCAAGAGCctagggtgttcacccgaacaccctgaacaaaaaattacagtgtatatctagggtaaattttatgtgtttatgtacatatattaacttttgaacaccctgaacatatattacagtgtatatttaggttcaattattttttcgaACACTCTGAGTGAAAATCCTAAATCCGCTACTGTGTTAAAATTCTGATTTTTTTCCCCTTAGAATTTAGCAGGAATGATGTTTGTGAGCGGTTCAGTAATATATGCACTGAAGTTTATTGTGGTTAATTATTGAAACCATTGTTTCTATGTCAATATGTAGTGCATTATTGTGGAAACCATTGTAGTGAAATTGTTTCCCGTGCCTGCTTGTTTCAATGATGATGAAAAATCAAAGGAACTGTAAAACTGAAAGTATGATAAAAATACAAAAGAGATGCACGTATCTTTTAATATTTTAATGTACCAGATTTAGTGTATTAACTAGAGCACTTTAACCGTGGTAAACACTATTAGTCTCCCTTGAGCAGTTGATGGTTAGAATAAAGTCATAAACTACTACTTTTCTCTTCCAAATATCCCAAGAGAAAGATCAAAATATAACATAACTTTTGATTACATATGGTCAAAACTCTCTAttattgtcattcgttataacaacgTTTCACTATAATAGCCTGATTTTCTTCGAAGcaaatttttcatgttatattttacgtctctataacaacattctaacTATAACAATAGTGccattcattatagcggtacactctttgtagAATTACCTCTATATTAACAGTCATACTCAAAgattgtgtaataatattttgtaagaaatatattaagtataaatataaaaAGCTATTGTTAAGAGTCAATTACCTCTTAGACAGCCTTGAAGGGAAAGACTATTGAATtcccttttgctgaaagtttggacaaaattctttgtcaattcaagcgttatattatcactaagataTCAGACTGGAATTCTTGAAACAATCTACAATTGTGgaattcttacgtcaaacttgaagTTTAAGTTTTTGTTTACAATAACATTACACATTTATCTTTTGTCACAGATGTAATTAAGATATCTGAAGTTTCAATGATGTATACAAATATCTCACAAACGCAACAGATAGACGAAATATGTACAAGAGTTTTACCAAATCATTCGTGCAAGGAATGAAtgaatgtattttgaatttatAAGAATTTATTTGGCATTTTGTTTGcttttatttttctctctttggaaTACTTTATGTGGTTGTTATGATTATATGTATCTGTTTTACCTTTCTAACTTCAAAATTAACTAGATACGTTTTTTTAGTTGTAATTGGATTTTGAATGATATCAACTATGAGAAGGAGATGAGGCTTCTTTTAAATAAATTATTACATTTGTGGCTAGGTAAAAtaattatataaataaa
The nucleotide sequence above comes from Lycium barbarum isolate Lr01 chromosome 3, ASM1917538v2, whole genome shotgun sequence. Encoded proteins:
- the LOC132631505 gene encoding protein NUCLEOLAR FACTOR 1-like — encoded protein: MKQVLIVDHADVILMQNWSHVNTIVEQLNRIPSEQHGTDIMRIRQWYLDGQAPFYRQSIILSSHINPDINGLFNHHCLNHEGKVKLASESKGVLPKVVLQIRQIYERFDVKTAEDADDARFDYFTKKVFPKIKDSIEGGIMLFISSYFEFIRVRNFLKSQEASFCLLGEYTEQSDISRARGRFFDGKKKFMLYTERAHFYHRYKIRGIQNLIIYSLPERKEFYPEVVNMLQGSACTVLFSRFDQLRLERIVGTAASKRMVTSDKGVFVFC